From Bradyrhizobium symbiodeficiens, the proteins below share one genomic window:
- a CDS encoding formate dehydrogenase subunit gamma, translating to MTASYEPWDETRGAEIIAEHASQEGATLVILHALQQAFGYVPQAAIPMVAQALNLSRAEVHGVFTFYHDFRHKPAGRHVLKLCRAEACQAAGGDALAARAEAKLGVSLGSTTADDRVTLEPIYCLGLCATAPSAMLDGRLIGRLDQKRLDALIVEAQR from the coding sequence ATGACAGCGAGTTACGAACCTTGGGATGAAACGCGCGGCGCTGAAATCATCGCCGAACATGCCAGCCAAGAGGGTGCGACGCTGGTCATCTTGCACGCGCTTCAGCAGGCGTTCGGCTATGTGCCGCAGGCGGCCATTCCCATGGTGGCGCAAGCGCTCAACCTGTCACGTGCCGAAGTTCACGGCGTCTTCACGTTCTATCATGATTTCCGCCACAAGCCGGCCGGCCGCCACGTGCTGAAGCTCTGCCGCGCGGAGGCCTGCCAGGCTGCGGGCGGCGATGCACTGGCTGCGCGCGCCGAAGCAAAGCTCGGCGTGTCGCTCGGCAGCACCACGGCCGACGACCGCGTCACGCTGGAGCCGATCTACTGCCTCGGCCTGTGCGCGACCGCGCCGTCCGCGATGCTCGACGGCCGGCTGATCGGCCGGCTCGACCAGAAGCGCCTCGATGCATTGATCGTGGAGGCACAACGATGA
- a CDS encoding LysR family transcriptional regulator: MIDKLELLLALAKERHFGRAAEVCGVTQPTMSTSLKQLEEILGVMLVQRGSRFQGFTPEGERALDWARRIVGDARAMRDEINGLKHQLSGEIRIAAIPTVLGMVASLTTPFRARHPEVRFSIRSTTSSEVLGLLENLEVDAGLTYIENEPIGKVRTIPLYNESYRLLTAPDAMFGDRESVTWKEVGQVPLCLLTPDMQNRRIIDRALRSVGAEATPTLTSNSLLVLFTHVKTGRWASVMPAKLAETLGLSDTVRSIPITDPDVNYSIGMVIPKRDPMTPLIAALVNVAREVAPSLQL; the protein is encoded by the coding sequence TTGATCGACAAGCTTGAATTATTGCTGGCGCTGGCGAAGGAGCGTCATTTCGGACGCGCGGCGGAGGTCTGCGGCGTGACGCAACCGACGATGTCGACCAGTCTCAAGCAGCTTGAGGAGATCCTCGGCGTGATGCTGGTCCAGCGCGGCTCCCGCTTCCAGGGGTTCACTCCCGAGGGCGAGCGGGCGCTCGACTGGGCGCGGCGGATCGTGGGCGATGCCCGCGCGATGCGCGACGAGATCAACGGGCTGAAGCATCAGCTCTCCGGCGAAATCCGCATCGCGGCGATCCCGACCGTGCTCGGCATGGTGGCATCGCTGACGACACCGTTCCGCGCCCGGCATCCCGAGGTGCGTTTCAGCATCCGCTCGACGACTTCATCGGAAGTGCTGGGGCTGCTGGAAAATCTCGAGGTCGATGCGGGGCTGACCTATATCGAGAACGAGCCGATCGGCAAGGTGCGCACCATTCCGCTCTACAATGAGAGCTATCGCCTCCTGACCGCGCCGGATGCGATGTTCGGCGACCGCGAGTCGGTGACGTGGAAGGAGGTCGGGCAGGTGCCGCTGTGTCTGCTGACGCCGGACATGCAGAACCGCCGCATCATCGATCGCGCCTTGCGCTCCGTCGGCGCGGAGGCGACGCCGACACTGACCTCGAACTCGCTGCTGGTGCTGTTCACGCATGTGAAGACGGGGCGCTGGGCGAGCGTGATGCCGGCCAAGCTTGCCGAGACGCTCGGCCTGTCCGACACGGTGCGCTCGATCCCGATCACCGATCCCGACGTCAATTACAGCATCGGCATGGTGATCCCGAAGCGCGATCCGATGACGCCGCTGATCGCGGCGCTGGTCAATGTCGCGCGCGAAGTCGCGCCGTCGCTGCAGCTCTAG
- a CDS encoding cation-efflux pump — MTSQHNKTSVAAISIFASGGMAAAKFAVGIAIGSLALISEALHSSVDLIATIITWAVVRVSDKPADEEHHYGHGKLESVSALGVTALLYVLAGGILVEAYSRLREGTPPPTISAVPFVVLVIDILVNLWRARALHRAARETRSQALAADALHFASDVLGSFAVIIGLILAALGFWWGDAAAAAAVAVMIALLGLRMAGSTVQTLVDRAPEGAHEKATAAIRSVAGVIDIERLRVRMVGATTFIDTIAKVPRTYPIDRVEEIKRKAHAAVDKAFGDTDLSFTAVPVARDNETVRDRIMVIAHNSGLAVHHVTVHDLGGKLIVSIDLEVDAGMRLDAAHDVANTLERKIKEEFGEDVEVDVHIEPLEPELPFGVDATPERVRTIADALTEYAAGGEIHDIHNVRVRNTDAGEIVNFHCRTTPSMSVIKVHEHVDAIERALRRAFPNVKRVISHAEPPRA; from the coding sequence ATGACCTCCCAGCACAATAAAACCTCGGTCGCCGCGATCTCGATCTTCGCCAGCGGCGGCATGGCGGCGGCCAAGTTCGCGGTCGGCATCGCGATCGGCTCGCTCGCTCTGATCTCCGAGGCCCTGCATTCCTCGGTCGACCTGATCGCGACCATCATTACCTGGGCGGTGGTGCGGGTGTCCGACAAGCCGGCGGACGAAGAGCACCATTACGGCCATGGCAAGCTGGAGAGCGTCTCGGCGCTGGGCGTCACCGCCCTGCTCTACGTGCTCGCCGGCGGCATCCTGGTCGAGGCCTACAGCCGGCTGCGCGAGGGAACCCCGCCGCCGACCATTTCGGCCGTGCCGTTCGTGGTGCTGGTGATCGACATCCTCGTCAATCTCTGGCGCGCCCGCGCCCTGCACCGCGCCGCGCGCGAGACCAGGAGCCAGGCGCTCGCGGCCGACGCACTGCATTTCGCCTCCGACGTGCTGGGATCATTCGCTGTGATCATCGGCCTGATCCTCGCCGCCCTCGGCTTCTGGTGGGGCGACGCGGCCGCAGCCGCCGCAGTCGCCGTGATGATCGCCCTGCTCGGCCTTCGCATGGCCGGCTCGACCGTGCAGACACTGGTCGACCGCGCCCCGGAGGGCGCGCACGAAAAGGCCACCGCCGCGATCCGGAGCGTGGCCGGCGTGATCGATATCGAGCGGCTGCGGGTGCGCATGGTCGGGGCGACCACGTTCATCGACACCATCGCCAAGGTGCCGCGGACCTATCCGATCGATCGCGTCGAGGAGATCAAGCGCAAGGCGCACGCCGCCGTCGACAAGGCGTTCGGCGATACCGACCTCAGCTTCACCGCCGTTCCCGTTGCGCGCGACAACGAGACCGTGCGCGACCGCATCATGGTGATCGCGCACAATTCGGGCCTCGCCGTCCACCACGTCACGGTGCACGATCTCGGTGGCAAGCTGATCGTCAGCATCGATCTCGAGGTCGACGCCGGAATGCGGCTCGACGCCGCCCACGATGTCGCCAACACGCTCGAGCGCAAGATCAAGGAGGAGTTCGGCGAGGACGTCGAGGTCGACGTCCACATCGAGCCGTTGGAACCGGAACTTCCGTTCGGGGTCGACGCCACGCCCGAGAGGGTGCGGACCATCGCCGATGCACTGACCGAATATGCCGCCGGCGGCGAGATCCACGACATCCACAATGTCCGTGTCCGCAACACCGATGCCGGCGAGATCGTCAACTTCCACTGCCGCACGACACCGTCGATGAGCGTGATCAAGGTGCACGAGCATGTCGACGCGATCGAGCGTGCGCTGCGGCGCGCGTTCCCCAACGTGAAGCGCGTGATCAGCCACGCCGAACCGCCGCGCGCGTGA
- a CDS encoding PAS domain-containing sensor histidine kinase, translating to MPRADAANVCVQSDSIKGLAQSIAKPAYHRLLIAEPALRRAVPTLIIAFLITICLGAFVQVVDQTRQKRLVVRHDISALADLLAERIDRLTSGRQERLKNIESLPALLPDMIPSWGTASGRHVIVTSAGIDRRVLARIPVDSSPSGNDRLLDAITTAQLLAAPTRDGDVSDMTLPSGNAAMATSRQIKSLPGFVTVIQERNEPIWGSDAALSVTLSATTGFVVLILGFAFHWQSTRAREGDLINDAVRGRIDTALNRGRCGLWDWDLSRGRIFWSQSMFSMLGLDGRHELLTFGEVNALVKSDDIDLFAIADQLISEKIDHIDQTFRMQHVDGHWIWLRVRCEKTRGATDSSVHLIGIAVDITEQKSLAERTVEADLRLRDAIETIPEAFVLWDASDRLVLCNSHFQRLHKLPDSAVIPGTSYETVLEVGRMPEVRTRHNETAAQGPGARTFEAQLDDGSWLHISERRTKDGGYVSVGTDITRIKEHEQKLVDNDLRLRATVIDLKRSQAALERQAVELADLAEKYQREKTRAEEANQTKSKFLANMSHELRTPLNAIIGFSEIMGSGMFGELGSEKYQEYCQDILTSGHYLLEVINDILDMSKIEAGRMKLDMEELDLARTLAESLRIVTGRAQDKRLTLDADIETSISVVADRRATKQIIVNLLSNAVKFTPDGGRIVVRSRQLDDRIVLMIADTGIGIAPHSLARLGRPFEQVESQLTKTYHGSGLGLAIARSLAQLHGGSMRLRSRLEVGTVVRVTLPRDAIKASKISAAA from the coding sequence ATGCCGCGTGCAGACGCCGCGAACGTGTGCGTCCAATCCGATTCGATCAAAGGATTGGCGCAGTCGATCGCGAAACCTGCCTATCATCGGCTCTTGATTGCAGAGCCAGCGCTTCGTCGCGCCGTGCCGACGCTGATCATCGCCTTTCTGATCACGATCTGCCTGGGCGCGTTCGTGCAGGTCGTCGATCAGACGCGCCAGAAGCGGCTCGTGGTCCGGCACGACATCTCGGCGCTGGCCGATCTGCTCGCCGAACGCATCGACCGCCTCACCTCCGGACGACAGGAGCGGCTCAAGAACATCGAGAGCCTGCCGGCGCTGCTGCCGGATATGATCCCGTCCTGGGGCACGGCCTCGGGCCGCCACGTCATCGTCACCTCCGCCGGCATCGACCGTCGCGTCCTCGCCCGCATCCCGGTCGACAGCAGCCCCTCGGGCAACGACCGCCTGCTCGATGCCATCACGACGGCACAATTGCTCGCGGCGCCGACGCGCGACGGCGACGTCTCCGACATGACGCTGCCGAGCGGCAACGCCGCGATGGCGACCTCGCGGCAGATCAAGTCGCTGCCCGGCTTCGTCACCGTGATCCAGGAGCGCAACGAGCCGATCTGGGGCTCGGACGCAGCGCTCTCGGTGACGCTGTCGGCGACGACGGGATTCGTCGTCCTGATCCTGGGCTTCGCCTTCCACTGGCAGTCCACCCGCGCCCGCGAAGGCGACCTCATCAACGACGCCGTGCGCGGCCGTATCGACACCGCGCTCAACCGCGGCCGCTGCGGGCTGTGGGACTGGGACCTGTCGCGCGGCCGGATCTTCTGGTCGCAATCGATGTTCTCGATGCTGGGCCTCGACGGCCGCCACGAACTCCTCACCTTCGGCGAGGTCAACGCGCTGGTGAAGTCCGACGACATCGACTTGTTCGCGATCGCCGACCAGCTCATCTCCGAGAAGATCGACCACATCGACCAGACCTTCCGCATGCAGCACGTCGACGGCCACTGGATCTGGCTTCGCGTCCGGTGCGAGAAGACGCGCGGGGCGACCGATTCCAGCGTGCACCTGATCGGGATCGCCGTCGACATCACCGAGCAGAAGAGCCTCGCCGAGAGGACGGTGGAAGCCGATCTTCGTTTGCGTGATGCGATCGAGACCATTCCGGAAGCCTTCGTGCTGTGGGACGCCAGCGACCGCCTCGTGCTCTGCAACTCGCACTTCCAGCGCCTGCACAAGCTGCCCGACAGCGCCGTCATCCCCGGCACCTCCTACGAGACCGTGCTCGAGGTCGGCCGCATGCCGGAGGTGCGCACCCGCCACAACGAGACCGCTGCCCAGGGCCCCGGCGCGCGCACCTTCGAGGCGCAGCTCGACGACGGCAGCTGGCTGCACATCAGCGAGCGCCGCACCAAGGACGGCGGCTACGTCTCGGTCGGCACCGACATCACCCGCATCAAGGAGCACGAGCAGAAGCTGGTCGACAACGATCTGCGCCTGCGTGCCACCGTCATCGACCTGAAGCGTTCGCAAGCCGCGCTGGAGCGCCAGGCGGTCGAGCTCGCCGATCTCGCCGAGAAGTACCAGCGCGAGAAGACCCGCGCCGAGGAAGCCAACCAGACCAAGTCGAAATTCCTCGCCAATATGAGCCACGAGCTGCGCACGCCGCTCAACGCCATCATCGGCTTCTCCGAGATCATGGGCTCGGGCATGTTCGGCGAGCTGGGAAGCGAGAAGTACCAGGAATACTGCCAGGACATCCTGACCAGCGGCCACTATCTGCTCGAGGTCATCAACGACATCCTCGACATGTCCAAGATCGAGGCCGGCCGCATGAAGCTCGACATGGAAGAGCTCGACCTGGCGCGGACGCTCGCGGAATCCCTGCGGATCGTCACCGGCCGGGCCCAGGACAAGCGCCTGACGCTCGATGCCGACATCGAGACATCCATCTCCGTCGTCGCCGACCGCCGCGCCACCAAGCAGATCATCGTCAACCTGCTCTCCAACGCGGTGAAGTTCACGCCCGACGGCGGACGCATCGTGGTGCGCAGCCGGCAGCTCGACGACCGGATCGTGCTGATGATCGCCGACACCGGCATCGGCATCGCGCCGCATTCGCTGGCGCGGCTCGGCCGCCCGTTCGAGCAGGTGGAGAGCCAGCTCACCAAGACCTATCACGGCTCGGGCCTGGGCCTCGCCATCGCCCGCTCGCTGGCGCAACTCCACGGCGGCTCGATGCGGCTGCGCTCCAGGCTCGAGGTCGGCACCGTCGTGCGCGTGACCCTGCCGCGCGACGCGATCAAGGCATCCAAGATATCGGCCGCAGCTTAG
- a CDS encoding formate dehydrogenase beta subunit translates to MSLRLFVSRDAGAIAVGADEVALALEQSAAKRGVAIEIVRTGSRGMYWLEPLVEVATPQGRIAFGPVTEVDVPSLFDALATNTPHLLRLGATDEIPWLKRQTRLTFARCGVIDPRSLDDYRAHGGYKGLERALSLGTDAILDEVTASGLRGRGGAGFPTGIKWKTVAQAKADRKFIVCNADEGDSGTFADRMIMEGDPFLVIEGMTIAGITVGATKGYIYIRSEYPHAVEAMNAAIEAARRGGYLGDKIGGSTYSFDLEVRVGAGAYVCGEETSLLESLEGRRGIVRAKPPLPAHHGLFGKPTVINNVLSFAAVPFILAEGAKTYADYGMGRSRGTMPIQLAGNLRYGGLFETAFGVTLGELVDDIGGGTLTGRPVRAVQVGGPLGAYFPRALFDTPFDYEAFAARDGLIGHGGIVVFDDSVDMRKQARFAMEFCAVESCGKCTPCRIGSTRGVETIEKIINGERVSENLALVEDLCNTMKFGSLCALGGFTPYPVLSALKHFREDFVPAPTTLQAAE, encoded by the coding sequence ATGAGCTTGCGACTGTTCGTCTCACGTGACGCCGGTGCAATCGCCGTCGGCGCCGACGAAGTTGCCCTGGCGCTGGAGCAGTCTGCGGCCAAGCGCGGCGTGGCGATCGAGATCGTCCGGACCGGCTCGCGCGGGATGTACTGGCTGGAACCGCTGGTCGAGGTGGCGACGCCGCAGGGCCGGATCGCGTTCGGCCCGGTCACGGAGGTCGACGTGCCATCCCTGTTCGATGCGCTCGCCACCAACACACCGCATCTGCTGCGGCTGGGCGCGACCGACGAGATCCCCTGGCTCAAGCGCCAGACCCGCCTCACCTTCGCCCGTTGCGGCGTGATCGACCCGCGCTCGCTCGACGACTACCGCGCTCATGGCGGCTACAAGGGGCTGGAGCGCGCATTGTCGCTCGGCACGGATGCGATCCTCGACGAAGTCACCGCATCCGGCTTGCGCGGTCGCGGCGGCGCGGGCTTCCCGACCGGCATCAAGTGGAAGACGGTTGCGCAAGCCAAGGCCGACCGCAAGTTCATCGTCTGCAACGCCGACGAAGGCGACAGCGGCACCTTCGCCGACCGCATGATCATGGAGGGCGATCCCTTCCTGGTGATCGAGGGCATGACCATTGCCGGCATCACGGTGGGCGCGACCAAGGGCTACATCTATATCCGCAGCGAATATCCGCATGCGGTGGAGGCGATGAATGCCGCCATCGAAGCCGCCAGGCGCGGCGGCTATCTCGGCGACAAGATCGGCGGTTCCACGTACAGCTTCGATCTCGAAGTCCGCGTCGGCGCCGGCGCCTATGTCTGCGGTGAGGAAACCTCGCTGCTGGAAAGCCTCGAAGGCCGGCGCGGCATCGTGCGCGCAAAGCCGCCACTGCCCGCGCATCACGGCTTGTTCGGCAAGCCGACCGTCATCAACAACGTACTGTCGTTCGCGGCCGTCCCCTTCATCCTCGCCGAAGGCGCAAAGACCTATGCCGATTACGGCATGGGCCGCTCGCGCGGCACGATGCCCATCCAGCTGGCCGGTAATCTCCGCTACGGCGGCCTGTTCGAAACCGCCTTCGGCGTGACACTCGGCGAGCTCGTCGACGACATCGGCGGCGGCACCCTCACCGGCCGGCCGGTCCGCGCCGTGCAGGTCGGCGGTCCGCTCGGCGCCTATTTCCCGCGCGCGCTGTTCGACACGCCGTTCGACTACGAGGCCTTCGCCGCGCGCGACGGCCTGATCGGCCATGGCGGCATCGTCGTGTTCGACGACAGCGTCGACATGCGCAAGCAGGCGCGCTTCGCCATGGAGTTCTGCGCCGTCGAGTCATGCGGCAAGTGCACGCCCTGCCGGATCGGCTCGACCCGCGGCGTCGAGACCATCGAGAAGATCATCAACGGCGAGCGCGTGAGCGAAAATCTCGCGCTGGTCGAAGACCTCTGCAACACCATGAAATTCGGCTCGCTCTGCGCGCTCGGCGGCTTCACGCCCTATCCTGTGCTCAGCGCGTTGAAGCACTTCCGGGAGGATTTCGTCCCGGCGCCGACCACGCTTCAGGCCGCGGAATAG